Sequence from the Corallococcus sp. EGB genome:
TTCGACCACGTCGGTCTTCGTGTGAAGAATCTCTCTCGCAGCATCCCATTCTACCAGGCGGTGCTCGCGCCCCTGGGCTACGTGCTCTGTCATCAGGACGCAACGAGCGCGGGCTACGCGAGCAACTCCCACGCCGCGTCCCTCCTCGATCCGGATGGGAACAACGTCGAGGCCGTGTGCTTCACGTGAGCGCATTCCGCCACGTGCACACGCATCGAGCCCTGGCTCCAGCCCGTACTGCGCCGCGGTCAGGTACTGGAGCATGACGAAGTAGACGCTGGAGGAGGCCTTGTGGCCCGAGGCCCCCCGGTAGGACGGGATCATCTCGTTGCGCAGGGCCCGCAGCTGCAACCTGTTCCGCGAGCGGTTGTCCGTGAAGGGGTTGATCAGCTCCGAGACCAGGCCACACGCACTGGCGAAGGCAGCGAACGAGGCCCCGTCCATGTCCTCCACGGCCCGGTAGTCATCCTGCGTCTTGCCACTGCCTTTGACGACGTCCGCCCAGAGCCGAGCGCGCATCCGCGCCCGCTCCTCCGTGACACTGGTGATGAGCGCGATCTTCAGGTGCGCCGCGAGCGCCTCGGCCCCCCAGCCCTCCCCCGGCCGCACGGACGCCCCCCAGGTCCCGGTGGGATTGAAGTCTAGATGGCGGCGCCCATCCAGCTGGGCCAGCCCACCTTCGGGTGCGTCTGCGTCATCCCCGTCTTGCCCTGGAAGTAGCAGCACCGCTTCGAGCCGCTCGCCTCCGGGTGCTCCAGGCCCAGCAGCGTCCGCTCCCCGAACAGTTCCTGCACCTGGATGGGGATGTCCTCCCCGTCCAGGTCCACGCCCTTCGAGAACGAGATGGAGCGGTCCAGGTCCCGCGGCTGGAAGAGGATGTACGGCGAGTCCCCCGTGCCGCCCCGGTACACGACGCCGTTCCGGGGGTTCGGTGGAGTCCTCAGGTCGTATTCGATGGGATCGAACTTGTGGATGTCCGCTTCGCTGCCGAGCAGCTTGTGCACCTGCGCCAATACGCGATCCCTTGCGCCCTGCCACAACCCGGCCCCGTGGGATTCATCGAACGGATCCATCGGGTAGACACAGCCCTGGGAGGCGCTTCCAGCTGCGGAAAGTGGCCCACGTCCTCCAGCTCCAGCATCCGCGCGCGGGGCAGCGCCAGCTTCCAGCGCGACGGGGGCTCGGGCGCGCGGAGAAGTTCCAGGAGAGGTACAGCCACCGCATCAGCGCGTTGTCGGCGTTGGGCCCCTTCTGGGCCACGGCGCGAATCACCTCGGCAGCGGGGTGGTCACCTGCGTCCTGCACGTATTGCTGGGAGAGGCCCTCCACCGAGGCAAAGAGCACCCGCGCCTCGATGTCCTCCTCCGGCACGCCGTGCGTCTCCAGCGCCTTCGTCAGCCACTGGTGCGTGTCTCCCATGATCCACATGGGCGAACCCGCCCACCTCCCCCGTGAGAACCGTTCGAGGAAATCGTCGTCATCCATGATGGCGCGCCCTGTCAGACAAAGGATGGCGAGGCAACGGACACGACCGACGTAAGCCGCATTGACCGCTTTTCCTTGAATATATAATTTCACAGCTTGTGCGAGGGCTTCCGTCCCGGGGCCCGCACGTCCCGTGAGAGGCCGTATGAAACTGAAGCTGACCCAGGCGGTGAGCGTCATCTCCCTGCTGGCCGCGGCATGCGGCCCGATGCCGGAGGGCCAGGAGCCCGCCAGCGAGCAGATTGGTCACACGGCGCAGATGATCCGCCGCGAGCGGGCCATCCCCAACGAGTACATCGTCGTCCTGCGCGACTCCGCCCAGGAGGTCCGTCAGCAGGGCGCGGCGAACATCGCCCAGGAGCTGGTGTCCCTCACCAGCGGCCGGGTGCTGCGGACCTATGAGCACTCCATCCACGGCTTCCTGGCGAACATGAGCGAGGCCGAGGCCCGCCGCCTCCTGTCCGATCCCCGCGTGGCGTACGTGCAGGAGAACGGCCGCATCCACATCTCCGCGACGCAGACCGGCGCGACGTGGGGCATCGACCGCATCGACCAGCGGGACCTGCCGCGCGACAGCTCCTATACGTACAACGTCGACGGCACCGGCGTGCACGCGTATGTCATCGACACCGGCATCCGGCTGACGCACACCGAGTTCACCGGCCGCATCGGCAACGGCTACGACTTCATCGACAACGACAGCGACCCCTCGGACTGCCACGGCCACGGCACGCACGTGTCCGGCACCGTGGGCGGCACGACCTGGGGCGTGGCGAAGAAGGTCACCCTGCACGGCGTGCGCGTCCTCGACTGCACCGGCTACGGCAACGACGCGCAGGTCATTGGCGGTATCGACTGGGTGGCGGCCAACCACGTCAAGCCCGCGGTCGCCAACATGAGCCTGGGCGACGTCGGCATTCCGGCCATCGATGACGCGACGGAGCGGTTGATCGCCGCGGGCGTCACGACGGTGGTCGCCGCCGGCAACGACAGCGACAACGCCTGCAACTATTCGCCGGCGCGCGCGCCCAACGCCATCACCGTGGGCTCCACCACCAGCACGGATGGCCGCTCGTCGTTCTCCAACTACGGCACGTGCGTGGACCTCTTCGCGCCGGGCTCCAGCATCACGTCCGCCTCGAACTCCGGCAACTCGTCGAGCACGTCCATGAGCGGCACGTCCATGGCGTCGCCGCACGTGGCCGGCGCCGCGGCACTCTATCTGAGCGCCAACCCCACCGCGACGCCCCAGCAGGTGCGCGACGCGCTGGTGAACAACGCCACGCCGAACAAGGTCACCAGCCCGGGGACCGGCTCGCCCAACAAGCTGCTCTACACGCTCTTCATCACCGGCGGCGGCGGCGGCGACACCACCCCGCCCACCACGTCCATCACCTCGCCCGCGGGCGGCGCCACGCTGAGCGGCACCGTGAGCCTGAGCGCCAGCGCCTCCGACAACGTGGGCGTGTCGCGCGTGGAGTTCTACGCGGGCACCACGCTGCTGGGCACGGCCACGGCCGCGCCGTACAGCATCACCTGGAACACGACGACGGTGGCCAACGGCACCTACGCGCTGACCACCAAGGCGTATGACGCGGCGAACAACGTGGGCACGTCCACCACGGTGTCGGTGACCGTGAGCAACGGCACGGGCTCCTGCTCCATCAATGAGCAGCTCCTGGTCAACCCGGGCTTCGAGAGCGGCAACACGGGCTGGACGACCTCGTCGGGCGTCATCGACGGCACCACGTCCGGCAGCGCGCCGCGCACGGGCACGTACAAGGCCTACATGAACGGCTACGGCACCACGCGCACCGAGTTCGCGTACCAGGACATCACCATCCCCGCCACGGCGTGCAGCGCCACCTTCAGCTTCTGGGTGCGCATCACCACGGCGGAGACGACGACCACCACGGCCTATGACAAGCTGGCCGTCCAGGTCCGCAACAGCGCCGGCACCGTGCTGGCCACGCTGGCCACGTACAGCAACCTGGACAAGGGCACGGTCTACGTGCAGCGGACGTTCGACCTGGCCGCGTACAAGGGCCAGACCGTCCGCATCTACTTCAACGGCACGGAGGACGCGTCGCTGCAGACGAGCTTCTTCCTGGATGACACGGCGGTGAACATCGTCCGGTAGTCCTTCGCCGGAACGCGAAGCCCCGAGGCCCAGCACCCCACCGGGTTGCTGGGCTTCCTCTTTCCTGCCCTCACGGCGCCACGAGCCCCTGGCCGCGGACCTTGTCCGGCGTGGTGCCCGTCATGCGCCGGAACATCGCGATGAAGGCGGACGCGCTGCTGTAGCCCAGGTCGAGCGCGATGGCCTCCACCGCGTGTCCCTGCTCCAGCATCGCCAGCGCCTTGACCACGCGCAGCCGCTGGCGCCATTCGCTGAAGGACAGGCCCAGGTGCTGCTGGCATCTGCGCTCCAGCGTGCGCTCGGTGGTGTGCAGCACCTGTGCCCACTCGGCCAGCGAGCGCTCATCCTCCGGGTGCTGTTCGAGCGCGGTGAGCACCGGCTCCAGCAGCGGATCATCGGACATGGGCAGGTAGCTCCCATGGGCCGGGGCCAGCCCCAGCTGATCAATCAGCACCCGGAACAGCCTGC
This genomic interval carries:
- a CDS encoding helix-turn-helix domain-containing protein, with product MAKQLQVPFTSKLPHPVYFRAASLPAAAAYPRHRHPWGEFVYAFSGVMELKLAGSHYLAPPQYGIWLPPDVEHRGMNRFEATHCSLYLAPEWCRGLPRTTCAMAVSPLVKSLMEHLRDSALAQPRTSAERRLFRVLIDQLGLAPAHGSYLPMSDDPLLEPVLTALEQHPEDERSLAEWAQVLHTTERTLERRCQQHLGLSFSEWRQRLRVVKALAMLEQGHAVEAIALDLGYSSASAFIAMFRRMTGTTPDKVRGQGLVAP
- a CDS encoding S8 family serine peptidase; this encodes MKLKLTQAVSVISLLAAACGPMPEGQEPASEQIGHTAQMIRRERAIPNEYIVVLRDSAQEVRQQGAANIAQELVSLTSGRVLRTYEHSIHGFLANMSEAEARRLLSDPRVAYVQENGRIHISATQTGATWGIDRIDQRDLPRDSSYTYNVDGTGVHAYVIDTGIRLTHTEFTGRIGNGYDFIDNDSDPSDCHGHGTHVSGTVGGTTWGVAKKVTLHGVRVLDCTGYGNDAQVIGGIDWVAANHVKPAVANMSLGDVGIPAIDDATERLIAAGVTTVVAAGNDSDNACNYSPARAPNAITVGSTTSTDGRSSFSNYGTCVDLFAPGSSITSASNSGNSSSTSMSGTSMASPHVAGAAALYLSANPTATPQQVRDALVNNATPNKVTSPGTGSPNKLLYTLFITGGGGGDTTPPTTSITSPAGGATLSGTVSLSASASDNVGVSRVEFYAGTTLLGTATAAPYSITWNTTTVANGTYALTTKAYDAANNVGTSTTVSVTVSNGTGSCSINEQLLVNPGFESGNTGWTTSSGVIDGTTSGSAPRTGTYKAYMNGYGTTRTEFAYQDITIPATACSATFSFWVRITTAETTTTTAYDKLAVQVRNSAGTVLATLATYSNLDKGTVYVQRTFDLAAYKGQTVRIYFNGTEDASLQTSFFLDDTAVNIVR